The proteins below are encoded in one region of Pomacea canaliculata isolate SZHN2017 linkage group LG7, ASM307304v1, whole genome shotgun sequence:
- the LOC112568639 gene encoding uncharacterized protein LOC112568639 isoform X1, which translates to MLTWNKWFYDLWECCKLETALCLFAAKKQSGNEFIAIAEVHHVSVILTLAEDVILIIVKTTTIFSYNLTDMPRRSDSRVNRRGRSNSSSPTGQRPPKTRWKAGAADADAQEGASALKDHEEPLSPVPGSPSGESEAPKKQSSAKQQSRDPDKRGIGVTTTTRGGRTIRQPKRTTSPSFDAKPDPTAGQSKPKVPTLSPLQQQQLQQEHFHQQHVQQERVQQQMQQEQQAQHFRHLQQQQQQQQQMSPSEKAEHFSQDVPQPLSQIHIQHQLQQQHHQQQQHQLQLLHQQQLLQQQQQYVQHQQHLHAEQLHAQQQQQMHKQQQQQHMQAIASSMPLLHQMSRPPVLNSPPAASASELAKPSPMPPTRLTPESNTEGPPIEPSRRAIAKPPKKRKASDMGGIGPTLSPTFPIHPPVKQVGVDLKQWKNHRVLARRNRVFQPGIIKGNKNNQHLSIEFDDESLISYDNVFDSPTCEIISDNSPMPTMIRTGLAVCARIDTDNYHFYEGTVMEKRMLQGVATYRVKLNTMLYTNVSDEHWVSRVNIRLLQPPWFEDLEEQAESEPTQQPLLPIMNPPMGYPMERPVSSNAGSFDHIESSEDEMLAVGNASFDSSGMSTPRSGSATPGSGSRSQNDHDRSKQPLKKRDTSRSRSAQSTESSRSSTPRPPL; encoded by the exons ATGCTAACGTGGAATAAATGGTTCTATGATCTTTGGGAGTGTTGCAAGCTGGAAACAGCCTTGTGTTTATTCGCAGCTAAAAAGCAGAGCGGAAATGAATTTATTGCTATTGCTGAAGTGCATCATGTGAGTGTGATTCTGACATTGGCGGAAGATGTCATTTTGATTATCGTCAAAACCACCACAATTTTCAGTTACAACCTTACAG ACATGCCCCGACGCAGTGACAGTCGAGTAAACAGACGGGGTCGGTCCAACAGCTCCTCTCCAACTGGCCAAAGACCACCAAAAACTCGGTGGAAGGCAGGGGCTGCGGATGCTGATGCTCAAGAAGGGGCCTCCGCCTTAAAAGATCACGAAGAACCTTTATCTCCCGTTCCTGGCAGTCCATCAGGAGAGAGTGAGGCACCAAAAAAACAGTCCTCGGCAAAACAGCAGAGCAGGGATCCAGACAAACGAGGCATTGGCGTCACGACAACAACACGTGGGGGAAGGACGATACGACAGCCGAAGCGCACCACCAGCCCCTCCTTCGATGCAAAACCTGACCCTACTGCTGGACAGTCAAAGCCAAAGGTACCTACTCTGTCCCcactgcagcagcaacagctgcagcaggAACATTTTCATCAGCAGCATGTGCAGCAAGAACGTGTGCAACAGCAAATGCAGCAGGAGCAACAAGCGCAGCATTTTAGGcatttgcagcagcagcagcagcaacagcagcagatgaGCCCTTCAGAAAAGGCTGAACACTTTTCCCAGGATGTGCCACAGCCACTTTCTCAGATTCATATACAGCATcagcttcagcagcagcatcaccaacaacaacaacaccagctgCAGCTGTTGCATCAACAGCAGCTactgcaacagcaacaacagtatGTGCAACATCAGCAGCACCTGCATGCAGAACAGCTGCAtgcccagcagcagcagcagatgcacaaacagcagcagcaacagcacatgCAGGCCATTGCTAGTAGCATGCCCCTGCTACATCAGATGTCAAGACCACCTGTTCTAAACTCACCCCCTGCAGCATCTGCCAGCGAACTTGCCAAACCCTCTCCCATGCCTCCCACAAGGCTAACACCAGAAAGCAACACAGAAGGTCCGCCCATCGAGCCCTCTAGACGTGCCATCGCAAAACCGCCCAAAAAACGGAAAGCGTCTGACATGGGAGGTATTGGCCCAACTCTTTCCCCAACATTTCCGATTCACCCGCCTGTGAAGCAGGTTGGCGTAGATCTCAAGCAGTGGAAGAACCACAGAGTCCTTGCCCGCCGAAATCGTGTTTTTCAGCCTGGTATCATCAAAGGAAACAAGAATAACCAGCATCTGAGCATTGAGTTTGATGACGAAAGCTTGATCAGTTATGACAATGTCTTTGACTCTCCCACTTGTGAAATCATCAGCGACAACAGTCCAATGCCGACGATGATCAGGACTGGGCTTGCTGTTTGTGCTCGCATTGACACTGATAACTACCACTTTTATGAGGGCACAGTAATGGAGAAGAGAATGCTGCAGGGGGTGGCAACCTACAGAGTGAAGCTGAATACGATGCTGTACACAAACGTTAGTGATGAACACTGGGTCTCGCGGGTGAACATTCGCCTCCTACAGCCACCATGGTTTGAAGACTTGGAAGAGCAAGCAGAGAGTGAGCCAACACAACAGCCGCTTCTTCCAATCATGAACCCACCCATGGGGTACCCTATGGAGCGCCCTGTCTCATCAAATGCTGGATCATTTGACCATATAGAGTCCTCAGAGGATGAGATGCTAGCTGTTGGCAATGCAAGCTTTGATTCTTCGGGTATGAGCACACCAAGATCTGGCAGTGCCACCCCAGGATCAGGGTCAAGGTCACAAAACGATCATGATCGATCCAAACAGCCTTTGAAGAAAAGGGACACAAGTAGGAGTAGGAGTGCTCAGTCGACAGAAAGCAGCCGGTCGAGTACACCACGTCCCCCACTATGA
- the LOC112568639 gene encoding ataxin-2 homolog isoform X2, whose translation MSKIKRVRFLLDTIFRADMPRRSDSRVNRRGRSNSSSPTGQRPPKTRWKAGAADADAQEGASALKDHEEPLSPVPGSPSGESEAPKKQSSAKQQSRDPDKRGIGVTTTTRGGRTIRQPKRTTSPSFDAKPDPTAGQSKPKVPTLSPLQQQQLQQEHFHQQHVQQERVQQQMQQEQQAQHFRHLQQQQQQQQQMSPSEKAEHFSQDVPQPLSQIHIQHQLQQQHHQQQQHQLQLLHQQQLLQQQQQYVQHQQHLHAEQLHAQQQQQMHKQQQQQHMQAIASSMPLLHQMSRPPVLNSPPAASASELAKPSPMPPTRLTPESNTEGPPIEPSRRAIAKPPKKRKASDMGGIGPTLSPTFPIHPPVKQVGVDLKQWKNHRVLARRNRVFQPGIIKGNKNNQHLSIEFDDESLISYDNVFDSPTCEIISDNSPMPTMIRTGLAVCARIDTDNYHFYEGTVMEKRMLQGVATYRVKLNTMLYTNVSDEHWVSRVNIRLLQPPWFEDLEEQAESEPTQQPLLPIMNPPMGYPMERPVSSNAGSFDHIESSEDEMLAVGNASFDSSGMSTPRSGSATPGSGSRSQNDHDRSKQPLKKRDTSRSRSAQSTESSRSSTPRPPL comes from the coding sequence ACATGCCCCGACGCAGTGACAGTCGAGTAAACAGACGGGGTCGGTCCAACAGCTCCTCTCCAACTGGCCAAAGACCACCAAAAACTCGGTGGAAGGCAGGGGCTGCGGATGCTGATGCTCAAGAAGGGGCCTCCGCCTTAAAAGATCACGAAGAACCTTTATCTCCCGTTCCTGGCAGTCCATCAGGAGAGAGTGAGGCACCAAAAAAACAGTCCTCGGCAAAACAGCAGAGCAGGGATCCAGACAAACGAGGCATTGGCGTCACGACAACAACACGTGGGGGAAGGACGATACGACAGCCGAAGCGCACCACCAGCCCCTCCTTCGATGCAAAACCTGACCCTACTGCTGGACAGTCAAAGCCAAAGGTACCTACTCTGTCCCcactgcagcagcaacagctgcagcaggAACATTTTCATCAGCAGCATGTGCAGCAAGAACGTGTGCAACAGCAAATGCAGCAGGAGCAACAAGCGCAGCATTTTAGGcatttgcagcagcagcagcagcaacagcagcagatgaGCCCTTCAGAAAAGGCTGAACACTTTTCCCAGGATGTGCCACAGCCACTTTCTCAGATTCATATACAGCATcagcttcagcagcagcatcaccaacaacaacaacaccagctgCAGCTGTTGCATCAACAGCAGCTactgcaacagcaacaacagtatGTGCAACATCAGCAGCACCTGCATGCAGAACAGCTGCAtgcccagcagcagcagcagatgcacaaacagcagcagcaacagcacatgCAGGCCATTGCTAGTAGCATGCCCCTGCTACATCAGATGTCAAGACCACCTGTTCTAAACTCACCCCCTGCAGCATCTGCCAGCGAACTTGCCAAACCCTCTCCCATGCCTCCCACAAGGCTAACACCAGAAAGCAACACAGAAGGTCCGCCCATCGAGCCCTCTAGACGTGCCATCGCAAAACCGCCCAAAAAACGGAAAGCGTCTGACATGGGAGGTATTGGCCCAACTCTTTCCCCAACATTTCCGATTCACCCGCCTGTGAAGCAGGTTGGCGTAGATCTCAAGCAGTGGAAGAACCACAGAGTCCTTGCCCGCCGAAATCGTGTTTTTCAGCCTGGTATCATCAAAGGAAACAAGAATAACCAGCATCTGAGCATTGAGTTTGATGACGAAAGCTTGATCAGTTATGACAATGTCTTTGACTCTCCCACTTGTGAAATCATCAGCGACAACAGTCCAATGCCGACGATGATCAGGACTGGGCTTGCTGTTTGTGCTCGCATTGACACTGATAACTACCACTTTTATGAGGGCACAGTAATGGAGAAGAGAATGCTGCAGGGGGTGGCAACCTACAGAGTGAAGCTGAATACGATGCTGTACACAAACGTTAGTGATGAACACTGGGTCTCGCGGGTGAACATTCGCCTCCTACAGCCACCATGGTTTGAAGACTTGGAAGAGCAAGCAGAGAGTGAGCCAACACAACAGCCGCTTCTTCCAATCATGAACCCACCCATGGGGTACCCTATGGAGCGCCCTGTCTCATCAAATGCTGGATCATTTGACCATATAGAGTCCTCAGAGGATGAGATGCTAGCTGTTGGCAATGCAAGCTTTGATTCTTCGGGTATGAGCACACCAAGATCTGGCAGTGCCACCCCAGGATCAGGGTCAAGGTCACAAAACGATCATGATCGATCCAAACAGCCTTTGAAGAAAAGGGACACAAGTAGGAGTAGGAGTGCTCAGTCGACAGAAAGCAGCCGGTCGAGTACACCACGTCCCCCACTATGA
- the LOC112568639 gene encoding ataxin-2 homolog isoform X3, translating to MPRRSDSRVNRRGRSNSSSPTGQRPPKTRWKAGAADADAQEGASALKDHEEPLSPVPGSPSGESEAPKKQSSAKQQSRDPDKRGIGVTTTTRGGRTIRQPKRTTSPSFDAKPDPTAGQSKPKVPTLSPLQQQQLQQEHFHQQHVQQERVQQQMQQEQQAQHFRHLQQQQQQQQQMSPSEKAEHFSQDVPQPLSQIHIQHQLQQQHHQQQQHQLQLLHQQQLLQQQQQYVQHQQHLHAEQLHAQQQQQMHKQQQQQHMQAIASSMPLLHQMSRPPVLNSPPAASASELAKPSPMPPTRLTPESNTEGPPIEPSRRAIAKPPKKRKASDMGGIGPTLSPTFPIHPPVKQVGVDLKQWKNHRVLARRNRVFQPGIIKGNKNNQHLSIEFDDESLISYDNVFDSPTCEIISDNSPMPTMIRTGLAVCARIDTDNYHFYEGTVMEKRMLQGVATYRVKLNTMLYTNVSDEHWVSRVNIRLLQPPWFEDLEEQAESEPTQQPLLPIMNPPMGYPMERPVSSNAGSFDHIESSEDEMLAVGNASFDSSGMSTPRSGSATPGSGSRSQNDHDRSKQPLKKRDTSRSRSAQSTESSRSSTPRPPL from the coding sequence ATGCCCCGACGCAGTGACAGTCGAGTAAACAGACGGGGTCGGTCCAACAGCTCCTCTCCAACTGGCCAAAGACCACCAAAAACTCGGTGGAAGGCAGGGGCTGCGGATGCTGATGCTCAAGAAGGGGCCTCCGCCTTAAAAGATCACGAAGAACCTTTATCTCCCGTTCCTGGCAGTCCATCAGGAGAGAGTGAGGCACCAAAAAAACAGTCCTCGGCAAAACAGCAGAGCAGGGATCCAGACAAACGAGGCATTGGCGTCACGACAACAACACGTGGGGGAAGGACGATACGACAGCCGAAGCGCACCACCAGCCCCTCCTTCGATGCAAAACCTGACCCTACTGCTGGACAGTCAAAGCCAAAGGTACCTACTCTGTCCCcactgcagcagcaacagctgcagcaggAACATTTTCATCAGCAGCATGTGCAGCAAGAACGTGTGCAACAGCAAATGCAGCAGGAGCAACAAGCGCAGCATTTTAGGcatttgcagcagcagcagcagcaacagcagcagatgaGCCCTTCAGAAAAGGCTGAACACTTTTCCCAGGATGTGCCACAGCCACTTTCTCAGATTCATATACAGCATcagcttcagcagcagcatcaccaacaacaacaacaccagctgCAGCTGTTGCATCAACAGCAGCTactgcaacagcaacaacagtatGTGCAACATCAGCAGCACCTGCATGCAGAACAGCTGCAtgcccagcagcagcagcagatgcacaaacagcagcagcaacagcacatgCAGGCCATTGCTAGTAGCATGCCCCTGCTACATCAGATGTCAAGACCACCTGTTCTAAACTCACCCCCTGCAGCATCTGCCAGCGAACTTGCCAAACCCTCTCCCATGCCTCCCACAAGGCTAACACCAGAAAGCAACACAGAAGGTCCGCCCATCGAGCCCTCTAGACGTGCCATCGCAAAACCGCCCAAAAAACGGAAAGCGTCTGACATGGGAGGTATTGGCCCAACTCTTTCCCCAACATTTCCGATTCACCCGCCTGTGAAGCAGGTTGGCGTAGATCTCAAGCAGTGGAAGAACCACAGAGTCCTTGCCCGCCGAAATCGTGTTTTTCAGCCTGGTATCATCAAAGGAAACAAGAATAACCAGCATCTGAGCATTGAGTTTGATGACGAAAGCTTGATCAGTTATGACAATGTCTTTGACTCTCCCACTTGTGAAATCATCAGCGACAACAGTCCAATGCCGACGATGATCAGGACTGGGCTTGCTGTTTGTGCTCGCATTGACACTGATAACTACCACTTTTATGAGGGCACAGTAATGGAGAAGAGAATGCTGCAGGGGGTGGCAACCTACAGAGTGAAGCTGAATACGATGCTGTACACAAACGTTAGTGATGAACACTGGGTCTCGCGGGTGAACATTCGCCTCCTACAGCCACCATGGTTTGAAGACTTGGAAGAGCAAGCAGAGAGTGAGCCAACACAACAGCCGCTTCTTCCAATCATGAACCCACCCATGGGGTACCCTATGGAGCGCCCTGTCTCATCAAATGCTGGATCATTTGACCATATAGAGTCCTCAGAGGATGAGATGCTAGCTGTTGGCAATGCAAGCTTTGATTCTTCGGGTATGAGCACACCAAGATCTGGCAGTGCCACCCCAGGATCAGGGTCAAGGTCACAAAACGATCATGATCGATCCAAACAGCCTTTGAAGAAAAGGGACACAAGTAGGAGTAGGAGTGCTCAGTCGACAGAAAGCAGCCGGTCGAGTACACCACGTCCCCCACTATGA